A genome region from Plasmodium vivax chromosome 11, whole genome shotgun sequence includes the following:
- a CDS encoding N-acetylglucosamine transferase, putative (encoded by transcript PVX_114070A), protein MNPKMSPKMSPKMNPKMSPQMNHEVSQGKGAPPRRNCINIFFPQQVESTETKLRHYLYGVRTHDTCIVIHITHKQNGSFAKGPREGVHIVGELIFAEDVADLQRASALKGQNKIGYNYLHVAYYGGRPVLMMGETEEVKNQDALFILYNLSKYVYIISDDHVSRLVWEALRRDGSLAKKGGKRNGGEKCPHGGDIGGDNIPFDDICRDSERDAQEKSPSDGSHQSRGGEGDAVNVADTPNEANTPNKANTPNERILNMHQIITLLNNQNAYAERIEKGGEAKDPRSEEDATNNRSEQNVNCPLSALFFLTYLVSSVSISFYYLLCMLGKINARLFSSNIKNSLTFFKERLHMHSEWHPLLTSLMRSRHSPADYAKYRELLLIRLCNFVIDVLLGFLLFIMLSHELIDVRLALQKAGVLHNSGTLTSILGTLLQNPLGLKLNNNFTSFIGSIIVSILDKWDYFKNVLPLKSSSVVHLLKLSSLCGASFFLSFFMDYLKLITAHVTLIFTFLRKILSIFHSNMYSLYLLFNGKKWNILKLRVDTNYYTNEEVILGTVLFTILIFLYPTVFVLFLVFGIIYLLISRILYCLSLLKEIILYAPFYVLLLGDSQNGYISKGIRLTHNVECPELPKSHYLLLENAKFEFPDKIKLFVNIFFHRGGEK, encoded by the exons atgaaccccaAAATGAGCCCCAAAATGAGCCCCAAAATGAACCCCAAAATGAGCCCCCAAATGAACCACGAAGTAAGCCAGGGAAAGGGCGCCCCTCCGCGCAGGAACTGCATTAACATATTCTTTCCTCAACAAGTGGAGTCGACCGAGACGAAGTTAAGGCACTACCTGTATGGCGTCCGTACCCACGACACGTGCATAGTGATTCACATCACGCACAAGCAG AATGGCAGCTTTGCGAAGGGCCCCCGCGAAGGGGTCCACATAGTGGGCGAGCTGATCTTCGCTGAGGATGTGGCGGACCTACAGAGAGCCAGCGCGTTAAAGgggcaaaacaaaattggcTATAACTACCTGCACGTGGCTTACTATGGAGGGAGACCCGTGCTCATGATGGGAGAAACAGAAGAGGTGAAAAATCAGGACGCCCTATTCATCCTGTACAATTTGAGCAAATACGTCTACATCATTTCGGATGACCATGTGAGTAGGCTCGTTTGGGAGGCACTTAGGAGAGATGGCTCGCTCGCAAAGAAGGGGGGTAAAAGGAATGGCGGGGAGAAGTGCCCCCATGGGGGGGACATCGGAGGGGACAACATCCCCTTTGATGATATCTGCAGGGACAGCGAGAGGGACGCCCAGGAAAAGTCCCCTTCTGATGGAAGCCATCAGagccgggggggggaaggcgacGCGGTAAACGTGGCGGATACCCCAAACGAGGCAAATACTCCCAACAAGGCAAACACCCCAAACGAGCGGATCCTCAACATGCACCAAATAATCACCCTGTTGAACAACCAAAACGCGTACGCAGAGAGGATAGAAAAGGGCGGAGAGGCGAAAGACCCCCGCAGTGAGGAAGACGCCACCAACAACCGTAGCGAGCAAAACGTAAACTGCCCCCTTTCGGCCCTCTTCTTCTTAACCTACCTCGTCTCCTCAGTGAGCATCTCATTTTACTACCTCCTGTGTATGTTAGGCAAAATAAACGCGAGGCTTTTTTCGagcaatataaaaaacagcCTCACCTTTTTCAAAGAGAGATTGCACATGCACTCGGAGTGGCATCCCCTGTTGACTAGCCTAATGAGAAGTAGACACAGCCCAGCGGATTATGCAAAATACAGGGAGCTGCTCCTTATTCGGTTGTGTAATTTCGTTATAGATGTTCTGTTgggcttcctcctcttcatcatgCTCTCTCACGAGTTAATCGACGTTCGCCTCGCCCTCCAGAAGGCGGGCGTTTTGCACAACTCCGGCACGCTGAC GTCCATACTGGGGACCCTGCTGCAGAACCCCCTGGGGCTGAAGCTGAACAACAACTTCACCTCCTTCATTGGGAGCATAATCGTCTCCATCCTGGACAAGTG GGACTATTTCAAAAACGTGCTTCCATTGAAGAGCTCCTCGGTGGTGCACCTCCTAAAGCTGTCGTCCCTCTGCGGGGCctcctttttcctctccttctttaTGGACTACCTGAAGCTGATCACAGCGCAT GTCACCTTAATTTTCACCTTCCTGAGGAAAatcctctccatttttcacAGCAACATGTATTCTCTGTACCTCCTGTTTAA cgggaaaaaatggaacatttTGAAACTGCGGGTGGACACAAATTACTACACCAATGAGGAGGTCATTCTGG GCACCGTcctcttcaccattttgatttttttgtaccCCACCGTCTTTGTGCTCTTTTTAGTTTTCGGGATAATTTACCTCCTCATCAGCA GAATTTTGTACTGCCTCTCCCTGTTGAAGGAAATCATTTTGTACGCCCCCTTTTACGTCCTCCTTCTGGGGGACTCCCAGAATGGCTACATCAGCAAGGGGATACGGCTTACC CACAACGTGGAATGCCCGGAGCTGCCCAAGTCGCACTACCTCCTGCTGGAAAACGCCAAATTTGAATTCCccgacaaaataaaattatttgtgaATATTTTCTTCCACCGGGGGGGTGAAAAGTGA
- a CDS encoding hypothetical protein, conserved (encoded by transcript PVX_114065A) encodes MHTNKLRIDFVGKRKNHGRLMRLSQGGLPAHLREFATGVGGESPSSCPPLSKAFVDPITPVQRPHSDKIFSAYTKSYIHKESEQTLILCLKRLNELERNKKVAKLSQYIYELQQLAKCKVAYNVLKQIKLFQNLFERVNTQIGTESLSPSLLLSVAMSYKHLRLNKYTYFKNVLRAVCSNIRVYKKNKLTKLVAPEGRAIESSEDYKYTVELISKAGKQRRNGRRINMLNVVTNLLNNSSLSYVLYAYSTMFCSPNEYVLYMCKYILLNSSMLNHLDMLCILHFLRKTNVKIRKGDIVVRRGEAAPARRGEAAPTRRGEPTTLGKPPPTKGEVNYSRSDWPASAQEREAIRGDCPTGAGGEAKLTVNHTSELKTRRGNDPYDEHRSTYLKLLRCIIHIMKKRGTHFCQKPSILIAILYHFYKLNLVPIEIFYSFHNRIKREIKNVEVKSVALYLHILSDIQFDLRYYKCLYRHLTLVFEGGERQFDLLSVCLSFYSLARNRHYDECFVRACLELFRRHAHNLNDVNITHVVHTMGKLNVSDEDLLHKLCEVVARRMDSISPLNLSLIVLSLSKLKYQNGDFYRTCVQKGKELLAAFTDKQLVVFTYGLLLTQTFDYPFVEMFFRQYIRIGNTCNGRRRQMLGTICYCLCVERPSFLEKFPLSVNTFLKKNLHFVQEKEAGKMHEEVASILRYLRVDRFEILKRKHPYVFDISIGGGTSERELFVDFLLPRKLLRNSSSLSGFHQMKKRHMALLNVHLFHLDVGSYMGLPSMQDKVTFVRRFLREVCRYDLNRLDDAERGNREEIVNLVRLGEAVAQVGSLAYTGGSLAYTQVARPSAAQGESPPIKNRDYRIFPSCAKVQNAKKGLLKGHPARVNYEEPFKKRNQIFLHIDEEKLLSGGGLDSPESSTDYAPRLAPRLAACMGEHLAACMAVPPGGTHDGCTQVKHPSPKKETLLFGRKCHGLNKYEYVDERSGKIVVTRGCGVGG; translated from the exons ATGCATACGAACAAACTACGAATTGACTTTGttgggaagaggaagaaccaTGGAAGGCTAATGCGCCTGTCGCAGGGTGGGTTGCCCGCCCACTTGAGGGAATTCGCCACAGGAGTGGGGGGTGAATCCCCATCGTCATGCCCCCCCCTATCGAAGGCATTCGTGGACCCGATTACCCCTGTGCAGAGACCCCACAGCGACAAAATTTTTTCGGCCTACACGAAAAGCTACATCCACAAGGAGAGCGAGCAGACGCTCATCCTATGTCTAAAGAGACTAAACGAATtggaaaggaacaaaaaggtTGCCAAGTTGTCTCAGTACATTTATGAATTGCAACAGCTAGCCAAGTGTAAGGTGGCCTACAACGTATTGAAACAAATAAAGTTATTTCAAAACCTATTTGAGAGAGTGAATACACAGATAGGAACCGAGTCGCTATCTCCCTCTCTCCTACTCTCAGTGGCCATGAGCTACAAACATTTGCGCTTGAATAAGTACACCTACTTTAAGAACGTCCTACGTGCTGTGTGTAGCAACATAAGGGTGTATAAGAAGAACAAGCTGACTAAGCTAGTCGCTCCGGAGGGGCGGGCTATCGAATCGAGTGAGGACTACAAATATACGGTGGAGCTGATAAGCAAGGCGGGTAAGCAGCGTAGGAATGGGAGACGAATCAACATGCTAAATGTGGTAACCAACCTGCTAAATAACAGCAGCCTTAGCTATGTGCTCTATGCCTACTCTACTATGTTTTGCTCTCCCAACGAGTATGTCCTGTACATGTGCAAATACATCCTCCTAAATTCGTCTATGCTGAACCATTTGGACATGCTGTgcattttgcactttttgAGGAAGACCAATGTGAAGATTCGCAAGGGCGACATCGTGGTGCGGCGAGGGGAGGCGGCACCGGCGCGGCGAGGGGAGGCGGCACCGACGCGGCGAGGAGAGCCAACCACCTTGGGTAAGCCACCCCCaacaaaaggagaagtaAACTATAGCAGAAGCGATTGGCCCGCTTCTGCACAGGAGAGGGAGGCCATCCGGGGGGACTGTCCCACCGGCgctgggggagaagcaaaacttACGGTTAACCACACCAGTGAGCTGAAGACCCGACGAGGGAACGACCCATATGATGAGCACAGGAGCACCTACTTGAAGCTGCTCAGATGCATAATACACATTATGAAGAAGAGAGGAACCCACTTCTGCCAGAAGCCGAGCATCTTAATTGCCATCctttaccatttttacaaactgaACTTGGTTCCCATCGAAATATTTTACTCCTTTCACAACCGCATAAAGAGggagataaaaaatgtggaggtGAAATCGGTCGCTCTTTACCTGCACATTTTGAGCGACATTCAGTTTGACCTTCGCTACTACAAATGCTTGTACAGGCATTTGACCCTCGTTTTTGAGGGAGGGGAGCGGCAGTTCGACTTGCTCTCTGTCTGTTTGTCCTTTTACTCCCTCGCGAGGAACAGGCACTACGACGAGTGCTTCGTGCGCGCCTGCCTGGAGCTGTTCCGCCG gcacGCCCACAACCTGAACGACGTAAACATCACGCACGTGGTGCACACCATGGGGAAGCTCAACGTCTCGGACGAGGACCTGCTGCACAAGTTGTGCGAAGTGGTAGCCAGAAGGATGGACAGCATCTCCCCCTTGAATCTGAGCCTGATTGTGCTTAGCCTATCGAAGCTGAAATATCAAAATGGGGATTTCTACCGtacgtgtgtgcaaaaggggaaggagtTGCTCGCCGCCTTCACAGACAAGCAGCTAGTCGTGTTCACCTACGGGTTGCTACTAACGCAGACGTTCGATTATCCCTTTGTGGAGATGTTCTTTCGGCAGTACATACGAATTGGCAACACCTGTAATGGTAGAAGAAGGCAGATGCTGGGCACCATCTGCTACTGCCTATGTGTGGAGAGGCCCTCCTTCTTGGAGAAATTCCCCCTGTCTGTTAAcacctttttgaagaagaacctccattttgtgcaggAAAAGGAGGCTGGCAAAATGCACGAGGAGGTGGCTTCCATTCTGAGGTACCTACGTGTAGACCGCttcgaaattttaaaaagaaaacacccTTACGTGTTTGATATTTCCATTGGGGGAGGGACATCAGAACGGGAACTATTTGTGGACTTTCTTCTTCCGAGGAAACTCCTTCGCAATTCGAGTAGCCTCAGTGGATTTcaccaaatgaagaagagaCACATGGCTTTGCTTAACGTGCACCTCTTTCACCTGGATGTAGGCTCCTACATGGGTCTCCCCTCCATGCAGGATAAGGTGACCTTCGTTCGGCGCTTCCTGAGGGAGGTGTGCCGCTACGATTTGAACCGCCTCGACGACGCGGAGAGGGGGAATCGGGAGGAAATAGTCAACTTGGTTCGTCTCGGCGAGGCGGTCGCGCAGGTGGGAAGTCTGGCCTATACGGGGGGAAGTTTGGCCTATACGCAGGTAGCACGCCCCTCCGCTGCACAGGGGGAGAGCCCCCCCATCAAGAACCGAGACTACCGCATCTTCCCCTCGTGCGCCAAAGTGCaaaacgcgaaaaagggCTTGCTCAAAGGTCACCCCGCGAGGGTCAACTACGAAGagccatttaaaaaaaggaatcaaATTTTCCTCCACATCGATGAGGAGAAGTTGCTCAGCGGTGGTGGCTTGGACTCGCCCGAGAGTTCCACAGATTACGCGCCACGTTTAGCGCCACGTTTGGCGGCATGTATGGGGGAACATTTGGCGGCATGTATGGCGGTACCACCGGGGGGCACACATGACGGCTGCACCCAGGTGAAGCACCCCTCCCCGAAGAAGGAGACCCTCCTGTTTGGACGGAAGTGCCACGGGCTAAACAAATACGAGTACGTTGATGAACGCAGTGGGAAGATTGTTGTCACGAGGGGGTGCGGGGTTGGAGGGTAG